In Acidobacteriota bacterium, one DNA window encodes the following:
- a CDS encoding 3-oxoacid CoA-transferase subunit B — translation MPVDPEKRLRIAGRIARELRDGYFVNLGIGLPTLVANLVPPGIEVVLQSENGMLGVGPYPRAGEEDPDLINAGKETVTEIPGTSFFSSADSFAMIRGGHIDMAVMGAMEVAENGDLANWVIPGKMLKGMGGGMDLVAAAQRLYIAMEHTTREGKPKIVHRCRLPLTGAGVVDYIVTEKAFIRVAPEGLIVEELMPGETLASVQSATEAKLIQGPGVRG, via the coding sequence ATGCCTGTAGATCCGGAAAAGCGCCTCCGCATTGCCGGTCGCATTGCACGCGAGCTGCGCGACGGCTACTTCGTGAACCTGGGCATTGGGCTGCCGACGCTGGTGGCGAATCTGGTGCCGCCAGGCATTGAGGTGGTCTTGCAGTCGGAGAACGGGATGCTGGGCGTGGGGCCGTATCCGAGGGCAGGCGAGGAAGATCCGGACCTGATCAACGCAGGCAAGGAGACGGTGACGGAGATTCCAGGCACGTCTTTTTTTTCGAGCGCCGATTCGTTTGCCATGATCCGCGGCGGACACATCGATATGGCGGTGATGGGGGCGATGGAGGTGGCCGAGAACGGCGACCTGGCGAATTGGGTGATTCCCGGCAAGATGCTGAAGGGCATGGGCGGCGGGATGGACTTAGTGGCTGCGGCGCAGCGACTGTATATCGCCATGGAGCACACCACGCGAGAGGGCAAACCCAAGATTGTGCACCGCTGCCGGCTACCCCTGACGGGCGCGGGCGTGGTGGATTACATCGTGACGGAAAAGGCGTTCATCCGGGTTGCGCCGGAGGGCCTGATCGTCGAAGAGCTGATGCCCGGCGAAACGCTAGCGAGCGTGCAATCAGCCACC
- a CDS encoding CoA transferase subunit A: MNKIQKSAAAAVADIPDGSTVMIGGFGLSGNPENLIAALHARGAKNLTVISNNAGIDAEGIGVLLAAGQIKKMIASYVGENSIFEAQAQSGQLETELIPQGTLAERIRAGGAGIPAFFTPAGVATIVAEGKETREFDGRTYLMERWLKADFALVKAFRGDRWGNLTYRKTARNFNPMMATAAKVTIAEVEDLVEPGELDPECVVTPAIYVHRILRGEHYKKPIERRTVRKD; this comes from the coding sequence ATGAACAAGATTCAGAAGTCTGCGGCGGCGGCCGTGGCCGATATCCCCGATGGCTCCACGGTGATGATCGGCGGCTTCGGGCTGAGCGGAAATCCAGAAAATCTGATTGCGGCGCTGCACGCGCGGGGCGCGAAAAACCTCACGGTGATCAGCAACAATGCCGGCATTGATGCCGAAGGCATTGGCGTGTTGCTGGCGGCCGGCCAGATCAAGAAGATGATTGCCAGTTATGTCGGAGAGAACTCGATTTTTGAGGCCCAGGCGCAGAGCGGGCAATTAGAGACGGAGTTGATTCCACAGGGGACGCTGGCGGAACGTATTCGCGCGGGAGGCGCTGGGATTCCGGCGTTTTTCACGCCCGCAGGTGTGGCGACGATTGTGGCGGAGGGCAAGGAGACGCGCGAGTTTGACGGCCGGACGTATTTGATGGAGCGCTGGCTGAAAGCGGATTTTGCGCTGGTCAAGGCCTTTCGCGGGGACCGATGGGGGAACTTGACGTACCGGAAGACGGCGCGGAATTTCAATCCCATGATGGCAACGGCGGCGAAGGTGACGATTGCGGAAGTCGAGGACTTGGTCGAGCCGGGCGAACTGGATCCGGAATGCGTCGTGACGCCGGCGATTTACGTGCACCGGATTTTGCGGGGTGAACATTACAAGAAGCCAATTGAGCGCCGGACGGTACGAAAGGATTAG
- a CDS encoding SDR family oxidoreductase, which translates to MDLHGKVALVTGSHRGLGRAIADALIAAGAQVAAHQHTGGDFAADLAAPDAPTALVARVLDRFGRLDYLVNNAAYTPLVPEHPAGNWDAVPGFDLDRFDRTLAVNLRAPLQLALAAAQSPSLAAIVNVGSGSAERGDGSSAEFVLSKGAIPTLTQYLARRLAPRVRVNCFLPGLFATEEIAARGPSFAPRRQTIIDRTPMRRLGSPAEAAETILFLLAGNAFITGQSLMLDGGWHL; encoded by the coding sequence GTGGATCTGCACGGAAAAGTCGCTCTCGTCACGGGCTCGCACCGCGGCCTGGGCCGCGCTATCGCCGACGCATTGATCGCAGCCGGCGCCCAGGTCGCCGCCCATCAGCACACCGGCGGCGACTTTGCCGCCGATTTGGCCGCACCGGATGCGCCCACCGCACTCGTTGCCCGCGTCCTCGATCGCTTCGGCCGCCTCGACTACTTGGTCAACAACGCCGCCTACACGCCGCTCGTGCCCGAGCATCCGGCAGGGAACTGGGACGCCGTCCCCGGCTTCGACCTGGACCGCTTCGATAGAACCTTGGCGGTCAACCTCCGCGCCCCGCTGCAACTCGCCCTGGCTGCCGCCCAATCGCCTTCGCTCGCAGCCATTGTCAACGTCGGCAGCGGTAGTGCCGAGCGCGGCGACGGCAGCTCCGCCGAATTCGTCCTGAGCAAGGGCGCCATCCCCACGTTGACGCAATATCTCGCCCGCCGCCTCGCCCCCCGCGTCCGCGTCAACTGCTTCCTCCCCGGCCTGTTTGCCACCGAAGAAATCGCAGCCCGCGGCCCCAGCTTCGCCCCCCGCCGCCAGACGATCATCGACCGTACCCCCATGCGCCGCCTCGGCTCCCCTGCCGAAGCCGCCGAAACCATCCTCTTCCTGCTCGCAGGCAACGCCTTTATCACCGGTCAATCTCTTATGCTTGACGGTGGCTGGCATTTGTAG